In Stenotrophomonas sp. 610A2, one DNA window encodes the following:
- a CDS encoding autotransporter serine protease, with amino-acid sequence MSSATVNGRVARSVLASSLALALAACGGGGGTRSDPPPVTPPVTPPPTTTPPVVTPPVTPQPAFDAHLALTNTPAAHAMGLTGAGYRIGVIDSGVMRNHPALAGRVLVNRTYVNPTQNNLAIDDVVGHGTTVAQLAAGAPTGQWPGGIAPGAQILSARIIADKSPTDDGSGNGNEVTGALGMASIHADLIRDGMRIMNNSWGGLYWTRPNVTADIANEYRPFINNSDGLVVFATGNESKPNPSDMAALPSKVGSPGSYPAADLERGWLAVAALDTAKPTALAYYSNACGVAKNYCLVAPGTSLFLGQDSTANNLTYYYGSGTSYAAPLVSGAAALVWQAFPYFNNDLVRQTLLGTATDLGDPGPDAVFGYGLLNVGKAVKGPGKADWGDIKVDVNQLGLNSEWSNPISGAGGLVKTGSGSLGLSAANTYAGATRIQQGTLALRDGGSIRSNVSIDAQSNPSAAALQFMGGTTRVVGNVDNAASVIVLSNEGSATIEGNYVQRSGARLMVALGSNALQVTGTASLDGGVMVSGAVAGYVPQDGRRQDLLHAAGGVSGQFATPATGASGVTLLQTQYGYDANNAWLQLDRVSVTAAASTASVGLRAMSAAQRVEQAFELLDSNSGLQTTTFGAAAAAVQGVGGGFAGLAQSLESLSGQAHATATAMTFDSIDMNRRALSSQFADGSTRSAASGVWMRSLGGGGQGGYLGSDYSVGGWMMGGETALSSNAVLGFAFGETHANASSGVAQDRSRDRQTQSQLYAGWQRGDAYVLGQAGFGQYQRELDRGLLLGSERAGVHARYNGNFLSSSVEAGYRLGHGAAQLTPYLGADYTRIDGGAFNEQGGYGFGLRADDWSSSRVQALAGLRGQYLWKRVAFNGYAEWQQALGDNGLSLDASFVGVDAWAPIAGLQPSRSGGLFGLSVASWLARNTRLSLGYDQRFGPRGDNRQVSLRLQQAF; translated from the coding sequence ATGAGCAGTGCAACGGTAAATGGTCGGGTAGCGCGCAGCGTGCTGGCCAGTTCATTGGCGTTGGCCTTGGCAGCCTGCGGGGGCGGGGGCGGAACCAGGTCCGATCCGCCGCCGGTGACACCACCAGTGACGCCGCCACCTACCACGACGCCGCCGGTGGTCACCCCGCCGGTGACGCCGCAGCCGGCCTTTGACGCGCATCTGGCGCTCACCAATACGCCCGCCGCGCATGCGATGGGCCTGACCGGGGCGGGCTACCGCATCGGTGTGATCGACTCCGGAGTGATGCGCAATCATCCGGCGCTGGCTGGGCGGGTGCTGGTCAACCGTACCTACGTAAACCCAACGCAGAACAACCTGGCGATCGATGACGTGGTCGGCCACGGCACCACGGTTGCACAACTGGCCGCTGGCGCGCCGACCGGGCAATGGCCGGGTGGTATTGCGCCGGGTGCGCAGATCCTGTCCGCGCGCATCATCGCCGACAAGTCGCCAACCGATGACGGCTCGGGCAACGGCAACGAGGTGACCGGCGCGCTGGGTATGGCGTCTATCCATGCCGACCTGATCCGTGACGGCATGCGCATCATGAACAACTCCTGGGGCGGCCTGTACTGGACCCGGCCGAACGTAACGGCGGATATTGCCAACGAGTACCGTCCTTTCATCAATAACAGTGATGGGCTGGTGGTGTTCGCCACCGGCAACGAATCCAAGCCCAACCCTTCCGACATGGCAGCGCTGCCGAGCAAGGTGGGCAGCCCTGGCAGCTATCCCGCAGCCGATCTGGAACGTGGTTGGTTGGCGGTTGCGGCATTGGATACGGCCAAGCCCACCGCATTGGCGTATTACTCCAATGCCTGCGGCGTGGCCAAGAATTATTGCCTTGTGGCGCCGGGGACCTCGTTGTTCCTTGGTCAGGACAGCACGGCTAACAACCTGACGTATTACTACGGTAGCGGCACCTCGTATGCAGCGCCGCTGGTGTCCGGTGCGGCGGCATTGGTGTGGCAGGCGTTCCCTTACTTCAACAATGACCTGGTGCGGCAGACCCTGCTGGGTACGGCGACTGACCTTGGCGATCCCGGCCCGGATGCGGTGTTCGGTTACGGCCTGCTCAACGTGGGCAAGGCTGTGAAGGGGCCGGGCAAGGCCGACTGGGGTGACATCAAGGTCGACGTGAATCAGCTTGGGCTCAACTCGGAATGGAGCAATCCGATCAGTGGCGCGGGTGGACTGGTGAAAACCGGTAGCGGTTCGCTGGGTTTGTCCGCGGCCAATACCTATGCCGGTGCTACCCGCATCCAGCAGGGCACGCTTGCGCTGCGCGACGGTGGCTCGATCCGCTCCAATGTCAGCATCGATGCGCAGTCCAATCCTTCGGCTGCGGCACTGCAGTTCATGGGGGGCACCACCCGTGTGGTGGGTAACGTGGACAACGCTGCCAGCGTGATCGTGCTCAGCAATGAAGGTTCGGCAACGATCGAGGGCAACTACGTGCAGCGCTCAGGCGCGCGCTTGATGGTGGCGCTTGGCTCCAATGCCTTGCAGGTCACCGGCACTGCGAGTCTGGATGGCGGGGTGATGGTCAGTGGCGCGGTTGCCGGTTATGTACCGCAGGATGGCCGCCGCCAGGACCTGCTGCATGCAGCTGGCGGCGTCAGCGGACAGTTTGCAACGCCCGCTACCGGCGCCAGTGGCGTCACTTTGCTGCAGACCCAGTACGGCTATGACGCCAACAACGCCTGGCTGCAGTTGGACCGGGTGAGTGTGACGGCAGCAGCAAGCACCGCCAGCGTTGGCCTGCGCGCGATGTCGGCCGCACAGCGGGTGGAGCAGGCGTTCGAACTGCTGGACTCCAATAGTGGCCTGCAGACCACAACGTTTGGCGCAGCGGCAGCGGCGGTGCAGGGCGTTGGCGGTGGATTTGCCGGCCTGGCCCAGAGTCTGGAGAGTCTCTCCGGGCAAGCCCATGCCACCGCCACGGCGATGACCTTCGACAGTATCGACATGAACCGGCGTGCGCTTTCCAGCCAGTTTGCCGACGGCAGCACGCGGTCGGCGGCCAGTGGCGTGTGGATGCGCAGCCTCGGTGGTGGTGGGCAGGGCGGTTACCTGGGCAGTGACTACAGCGTAGGCGGCTGGATGATGGGTGGCGAAACCGCGCTCTCCAGCAACGCCGTACTGGGCTTCGCCTTCGGTGAAACCCATGCCAATGCCAGCAGTGGTGTGGCGCAGGATCGCAGTCGTGATCGCCAGACCCAGTCGCAGCTCTATGCTGGCTGGCAGCGCGGTGATGCCTATGTGCTCGGTCAGGCGGGCTTTGGCCAGTACCAGCGCGAACTGGACCGTGGTTTGTTGCTGGGTTCCGAGCGTGCTGGCGTGCATGCGCGTTACAACGGCAATTTCCTGTCCAGCAGCGTCGAGGCCGGTTATCGACTGGGCCACGGTGCGGCGCAGCTGACGCCGTATCTGGGTGCCGACTACACGCGCATCGACGGTGGCGCGTTCAACGAACAGGGGGGCTACGGCTTCGGCCTGCGCGCCGATGATTGGAGCAGCAGTCGCGTACAGGCCTTGGCTGGATTGCGCGGGCAGTACCTGTGGAAACGCGTGGCGTTCAACGGCTATGCCGAATGGCAGCAGGCGCTGGGCGACAATGGCCTGAGCCTGGATGCGAGCTTTGTCGGGGTGGATGCCTGGGCACCGATTGCCGGCCTGCAGCCGTCGCGTTCGGGCGGCTTGTTTGGGCTGTCAGTGGCTTCGTGGCTGGCCCGCAATACGCGGCTGTCGTTGGGCTATGACCAGCGCTTCGGTCCGCGTGGCGACAACCGGCAGGTCTCGTTGCGTCTGCAGCAGGCGTTCTGA
- a CDS encoding Glu/Leu/Phe/Val dehydrogenase dimerization domain-containing protein yields MLFDTLETSGHEQVLFCQNRDAGLKAIIAIHNTTLGPALGGVRMRPYANTDDALRDVLRLSRTMTYKNALAGLNVGGGKAVIIGDPRTAKSEVLFRAFGRQVEALAGRYITAEDVGTDVNDMENIYLETGYVTGVHQVHGGSGDPAPFTAYGALQALMASVKRKFGHEEIGKLSIAVQGLGHIGMELVKLLRERGAKLYVTDLDPVLVQKAVTEYGCEAVKPDAIYDVAADVFAPCAMEGAIDMSTLERLKAKVICGTANNQLASHAVGDELYKRGVLWAPDYAVNAGGVMNVSLEIDGYNRERAMRLIRSIYHNLGKIFDQSERDDVSPQRAADRIAESRLEAIGKLKMPMGRSVPRMNRLRGE; encoded by the coding sequence ATGCTGTTCGACACCCTCGAGACCTCCGGCCATGAGCAGGTCCTGTTCTGCCAGAACCGCGATGCCGGCCTGAAAGCCATCATCGCCATCCACAACACCACCCTGGGCCCGGCCCTCGGTGGGGTGCGCATGCGCCCCTACGCCAACACCGATGATGCGCTGCGCGACGTCCTGCGCCTGAGCCGCACCATGACCTACAAGAACGCCCTGGCCGGGCTGAATGTGGGCGGTGGCAAGGCAGTGATCATCGGCGACCCCCGCACCGCCAAGAGCGAAGTGCTGTTCCGCGCCTTCGGCCGCCAGGTCGAGGCCTTGGCCGGCCGCTACATCACCGCCGAGGACGTGGGCACCGACGTCAACGACATGGAGAACATCTACCTGGAGACCGGTTATGTCACCGGCGTGCACCAGGTCCATGGCGGCTCCGGCGACCCGGCCCCGTTCACCGCCTACGGCGCGCTGCAGGCGCTGATGGCCTCGGTCAAGCGCAAGTTCGGCCATGAGGAAATCGGCAAGCTCAGCATCGCCGTGCAAGGCCTCGGCCATATCGGCATGGAACTGGTGAAATTGCTGCGCGAGCGCGGTGCCAAGCTCTACGTCACCGATCTGGACCCGGTATTGGTGCAGAAGGCCGTTACTGAATACGGCTGTGAAGCGGTCAAGCCCGATGCCATCTATGACGTCGCCGCCGACGTCTTCGCGCCCTGCGCGATGGAAGGCGCCATCGACATGAGTACGTTGGAGCGGCTCAAGGCCAAGGTCATCTGCGGCACCGCCAACAACCAGCTGGCCAGCCATGCGGTTGGCGATGAGCTGTACAAGCGCGGCGTGCTGTGGGCACCGGACTATGCGGTCAATGCCGGTGGCGTGATGAACGTGTCACTGGAGATCGACGGCTACAACCGCGAGCGCGCGATGCGCCTGATCCGCAGCATCTACCACAACCTAGGCAAGATCTTTGACCAGTCCGAGCGCGATGATGTATCGCCGCAGCGCGCGGCCGACCGCATCGCAGAAAGCCGGCTGGAAGCAATCGGCAAACTGAAGATGCCGATGGGCCGTTCGGTGCCGCGCATGAACCGCCTGCGCGGCGAGTAA
- a CDS encoding methylmalonyl-CoA mutase family protein, whose translation MSTPASQLPQTQPETTPLRFVTAASLFDGHDAAINIMRRLIQAQGAEVIHLGHNRSVEDVVRAALQEDADAIALSSYQGGHVEYFKYMVDMLKERGAGHIKVFGGGGGTITPEEIRELQAYGVERIYHPNDGMKMGLVEMIEDVVARAGKAREDAARDAHADVPSIDDEIGIGRVLSQLEDGNHGETELGLLRKQWQLASGKTPVIGITGTGGAGKSSVTDELLNRFLASFPQMRIAVISVDPTRRRTGGALLGDRIRMNSLRSKRVYMRSMATRRQHAAINTVLRDCIGFLKSLHFDLVIVETAGIGQSDSEIVDLVDFPMYVMTSDFGAPSQLEKIDMLDYAELVVLNKFDKRGAEDALRDVRKQWKRNRVAFTMKDEDVPVYPTIASQFNDPGISWMFVNLCRLLGDKQDQNRGQSPVLLAKPDSDPGFDPGINLAPNIDTTLKEPRATVLIPGARVRYLAEIAEQGRGINARIESQAEVAERAQSLWQALKELGDAAQPGALDLYPVDALTDAGVDNSIRTLRQRYNDAVQSLDSDALRLLREWPARLKSITDPVNEYQVRGKTIRVENYRESLSHQQIPKIAAPTYRSWGELLVFLQKENLPGSYPYTGGVYPYRRSGEDPIRMFAGEGTPERTNRRFHYLSVGQPAARLSTAFDSVTLYGEDPAPRPDIYGKIGNSGVNIPTLDDMKKLYSGFDLCAPTTSVSMTINGPAPMILAMFMNTAVDQQIEKYLQEDAARWAEAEQKIAELFEGRSRPQYHGELPPTNNGLGLALLGVTGDQLVDAETYARIKAETLSTVRGTVQADILKEDQAQNTCIFSTEFALRMMGDIQQYFVDHKVRNFYSVSISGYHIAEAGANPISQLAFTLSNGFTIVEYYLARGMKIDDFAPNLSFFFSNGMDPEYTVIGRVARRIWARAMRERYGANERSQMMKYHIQTSGRSLHAQEIQFNDIRTTLQALYALFDNCNSLHTNAYDEAITTPTEESVRRAVAIQMIINKELGLNFCENPWQGSFIVDKLTDIVEEAVYKEFEAISERGGVLGAMDTMYQRGKIQEESLYYEHKKHDGSLPLVGVNMFLPKEHAGEVATEIELIRSTEEEKGQQIENVHTWQRNRNGLAPAGETSHSHEIEGAASTDEVHDGHGLGYLQKTARDRRNVFEALIEAVKTHSLGQISHALYDVGGEYRRNM comes from the coding sequence ATGAGTACCCCCGCCTCCCAGCTCCCGCAGACGCAGCCTGAAACCACCCCGCTGCGCTTCGTCACCGCCGCCAGCCTGTTCGATGGCCACGATGCGGCCATCAACATCATGCGCCGCCTGATCCAGGCGCAGGGCGCGGAGGTGATCCACCTCGGCCACAACCGCAGCGTGGAAGACGTGGTACGTGCCGCGCTGCAGGAAGACGCCGATGCGATCGCGCTGTCGTCCTACCAGGGCGGGCACGTGGAGTACTTCAAGTACATGGTCGACATGCTCAAGGAGCGTGGCGCTGGTCATATCAAGGTGTTCGGCGGTGGCGGCGGCACCATCACTCCCGAAGAAATCCGCGAGCTTCAAGCCTATGGGGTGGAGCGCATCTACCATCCCAACGACGGCATGAAGATGGGACTGGTGGAGATGATCGAGGACGTGGTGGCGCGCGCAGGCAAGGCCCGCGAAGACGCTGCCCGCGATGCGCATGCAGATGTGCCTTCGATCGACGATGAAATCGGCATCGGCCGGGTGCTGTCGCAGCTGGAGGACGGCAATCACGGTGAGACCGAGCTGGGCTTGCTGCGCAAGCAGTGGCAGCTGGCCTCAGGCAAGACGCCGGTCATCGGCATCACCGGCACCGGTGGCGCAGGCAAGTCGTCGGTTACCGACGAACTGCTCAATCGCTTCCTGGCCAGCTTCCCGCAGATGCGCATCGCAGTGATCTCGGTTGATCCGACCCGGCGTCGTACCGGCGGTGCGCTGCTGGGGGACCGCATCCGCATGAACTCGCTGCGTTCCAAGCGCGTCTACATGCGTTCGATGGCGACCCGTCGCCAGCATGCGGCGATCAATACGGTGCTGCGCGATTGCATCGGTTTCCTGAAGTCGCTGCACTTCGATCTGGTGATCGTCGAGACTGCCGGTATCGGCCAGAGTGACTCGGAGATCGTCGACCTGGTCGACTTCCCGATGTACGTGATGACCAGCGACTTCGGCGCCCCCAGCCAGCTGGAAAAGATCGACATGCTCGATTACGCCGAGCTGGTGGTGCTGAACAAGTTCGACAAGCGCGGCGCCGAAGATGCGCTGCGTGATGTGCGCAAGCAATGGAAGCGCAACCGCGTCGCCTTCACCATGAAGGACGAGGATGTGCCCGTGTATCCGACGATCGCCAGTCAGTTCAATGATCCGGGTATCAGCTGGATGTTTGTGAATCTGTGCAGATTGTTGGGTGACAAGCAAGATCAAAACCGGGGTCAGAGTCCGGTTTTGCTTGCAAAACCGGACTCTGACCCCGGTTTTGATCCCGGCATTAATCTTGCTCCCAACATCGACACCACCCTCAAAGAACCCCGCGCGACGGTGCTGATCCCAGGTGCCCGCGTGCGCTACCTCGCCGAGATCGCCGAGCAGGGCCGCGGTATCAACGCCCGCATCGAATCGCAGGCAGAAGTGGCCGAGCGTGCGCAGAGTCTTTGGCAGGCGCTGAAGGAGCTGGGTGATGCAGCGCAGCCGGGCGCCCTGGATCTGTATCCAGTTGACGCGCTCACTGACGCGGGCGTCGACAACAGCATCCGTACCCTGCGCCAGCGCTACAACGACGCGGTGCAGTCGCTGGACTCTGACGCGCTGCGCCTGCTGCGTGAGTGGCCGGCACGACTGAAGTCGATCACCGATCCGGTCAACGAATACCAGGTGCGCGGCAAGACCATCCGCGTCGAGAACTACCGCGAATCGCTAAGCCACCAGCAGATCCCGAAGATTGCCGCGCCCACCTACCGTAGCTGGGGCGAGCTGCTGGTGTTCCTGCAGAAGGAAAACCTGCCCGGTTCCTATCCGTATACCGGCGGTGTCTACCCGTACCGCCGCAGCGGCGAGGACCCGATCCGCATGTTTGCCGGTGAAGGCACGCCGGAGCGCACCAACCGCCGCTTCCACTACCTGAGTGTCGGCCAGCCGGCTGCGCGTCTGTCCACCGCCTTTGACAGCGTCACCCTGTATGGCGAAGACCCGGCGCCGCGCCCGGATATCTACGGCAAGATCGGTAATTCCGGCGTCAACATCCCCACGCTGGACGACATGAAGAAGCTGTATTCCGGCTTCGACCTGTGCGCGCCGACTACCTCGGTGTCGATGACCATCAACGGCCCGGCACCGATGATCCTGGCGATGTTCATGAACACTGCCGTTGACCAGCAGATCGAGAAGTATCTGCAGGAAGATGCCGCGCGCTGGGCTGAGGCCGAACAGAAGATCGCGGAACTCTTCGAAGGCCGCTCACGTCCGCAGTACCACGGCGAGCTGCCGCCCACCAATAATGGCCTGGGCCTGGCGCTGCTGGGCGTCACCGGTGACCAGCTGGTGGACGCCGAGACCTATGCGAGGATCAAGGCAGAAACCCTGTCCACGGTGCGCGGCACGGTGCAGGCCGACATCCTCAAGGAAGACCAGGCGCAGAACACCTGCATCTTCTCCACCGAGTTCGCGCTGCGGATGATGGGTGATATCCAGCAGTACTTTGTCGACCACAAGGTGCGCAACTTCTACTCGGTGTCGATCTCGGGCTACCACATTGCCGAGGCCGGTGCGAACCCGATCAGCCAGCTGGCTTTCACCCTGTCCAATGGCTTCACCATCGTCGAGTATTACCTCGCACGTGGGATGAAGATCGATGACTTCGCACCCAACCTGTCGTTCTTCTTCTCCAACGGCATGGACCCGGAGTACACGGTGATCGGCCGGGTTGCGCGGCGTATCTGGGCCCGCGCGATGCGTGAGCGTTACGGCGCCAACGAGCGCTCGCAGATGATGAAGTACCACATCCAGACCTCTGGTCGTTCGCTGCACGCGCAGGAGATCCAGTTCAACGATATCCGCACCACGCTGCAGGCGCTGTATGCGCTGTTCGACAACTGCAACAGCCTGCACACCAACGCTTACGACGAGGCGATCACCACGCCGACCGAAGAAAGCGTGCGCCGCGCGGTGGCGATCCAGATGATCATCAACAAGGAGTTGGGGCTGAACTTCTGCGAAAACCCGTGGCAGGGCAGCTTCATCGTCGACAAGCTCACCGACATTGTCGAAGAGGCGGTGTACAAGGAGTTTGAAGCGATCAGCGAGCGTGGTGGTGTGCTCGGCGCGATGGACACCATGTACCAGCGCGGCAAGATCCAGGAAGAGTCGCTGTACTACGAGCACAAGAAGCACGATGGCAGTCTGCCGCTGGTCGGCGTGAACATGTTCCTGCCCAAGGAGCATGCCGGCGAAGTGGCCACCGAGATCGAGCTGATCCGCTCGACCGAGGAGGAGAAGGGCCAGCAGATCGAGAACGTGCACACCTGGCAGCGCAACCGCAATGGCTTGGCGCCGGCGGGTGAGACTTCGCATTCGCATGAGATCGAAGGCGCGGCTTCGACGGATGAAGTGCACGATGGCCACGGTCTGGGCTACCTTCAGAAGACCGCACGTGATCGCCGCAATGTGTTTGAAGCGCTGATCGAGGCCGTGAAGACCCACAGCCTCGGCCAGATCAGCCACGCACTGTACGACGTGGGCGGCGAGTACCGCCGCAATATGTAA
- a CDS encoding S66 peptidase family protein, producing the protein MDRRRFIGGTALAAAVPLLGLQGAMAATRGQLLAAGLNKGDTVGLVSPSSASSERLSLQLAREAMEALGFVVKTGAHYAARHGHLAGTDAERAGDLNAMFGDKQVKAIICVRGGSGAARLLPLLDYDRIRANPKVLLGYSDITALHCAIQAKTGLVTFHGQIGAGSWNRFNVDQFERVFFKRELMQYQNRSESDDELVPRDNRTLTIRGGKAQGELIGGNLTVLTALAGSPYLPDFTGKILFLEDVAEAPYRIDRMFSTLKLMGALDKIAGFIFGECTDCSPGDGYGSLTLDQIFDDYILPLKIPAYRGAMIGHIKEQFIVPVGGRVEMDADAGTFRLLAPVLTGA; encoded by the coding sequence ATGGATCGACGTCGTTTCATCGGTGGTACGGCGCTGGCGGCGGCGGTGCCGCTGCTTGGCTTGCAGGGGGCGATGGCCGCCACCCGCGGGCAGTTGCTGGCCGCGGGCCTCAACAAGGGCGATACCGTTGGCCTGGTCAGTCCGTCCTCGGCCAGCAGCGAGCGACTCAGCCTGCAACTGGCGCGCGAGGCAATGGAAGCGCTGGGCTTTGTGGTCAAGACCGGCGCGCATTACGCCGCCCGCCATGGCCACCTGGCCGGCACCGATGCCGAGCGTGCCGGCGATCTCAATGCCATGTTCGGCGACAAGCAGGTCAAGGCAATCATCTGCGTGCGCGGCGGCTCCGGTGCAGCACGGCTGTTGCCGCTGCTCGATTACGACCGCATCCGCGCCAATCCCAAAGTGCTGCTCGGCTACTCCGACATCACCGCGCTGCATTGCGCGATCCAGGCCAAGACCGGGCTGGTCACCTTTCACGGCCAGATCGGTGCTGGAAGCTGGAATCGCTTCAACGTCGATCAGTTCGAGCGCGTGTTCTTCAAGCGCGAGCTGATGCAGTACCAGAACCGCAGCGAAAGCGACGACGAACTGGTGCCGCGCGACAACCGCACGCTGACCATCCGAGGTGGAAAGGCGCAAGGAGAACTGATCGGTGGCAACCTGACCGTGCTCACCGCACTCGCTGGCTCGCCTTATCTGCCGGATTTCACTGGCAAGATCCTGTTCCTGGAAGACGTGGCCGAAGCGCCTTACCGCATCGATCGCATGTTCAGTACCTTGAAGCTGATGGGGGCGCTGGACAAGATTGCCGGCTTCATCTTCGGCGAGTGTACCGATTGCTCGCCGGGCGACGGCTATGGCTCGCTGACCCTGGACCAGATCTTCGACGACTACATCCTGCCGCTGAAGATCCCGGCCTACCGCGGCGCGATGATCGGCCACATCAAGGAGCAGTTCATCGTGCCGGTCGGCGGCAGAGTCGAAATGGATGCCGATGCCGGGACCTTCCGGCTGCTGGCGCCGGTGCTGACCGGCGCGTGA
- a CDS encoding tetratricopeptide repeat protein: MTAEQPDLEAIHNRAYLAVDEGELKAATQNFDLLLQQHPDNPFYHYMRGLTLKYQMEWAGSLRDNLQAIELAEEFSQAQHWNAAIAATGLGQWATVRKLWAACDITLPEGDGPIDANFGVAVVRLNPWNGGETVFMRRIDPVRASILNVPLPESGHRFGDIVLHDGAPTGSRFDGEREVHVFNELERLEPSGFQTFVVFVRADSAEDIDALLRASAPGIGYAEDWTRSIRHYCLRCSYGAPHSHAQEAKEEGEAQWQHERNLGIAAQSRLSVEKLLKDWAAGNAGRHLDAIETRECPQPVREDGHAWWLSPEDEDQDEDAQGDEEE; this comes from the coding sequence ATGACCGCCGAACAGCCAGACCTTGAAGCCATCCATAACCGCGCTTACCTCGCCGTCGATGAAGGCGAATTGAAAGCCGCCACGCAGAACTTTGATCTGTTGCTGCAGCAACACCCCGACAACCCGTTCTATCACTACATGCGCGGCCTGACCTTGAAGTACCAGATGGAATGGGCCGGCTCCTTGCGTGACAACCTGCAGGCGATCGAGCTGGCGGAGGAATTCAGCCAGGCCCAGCATTGGAACGCTGCCATCGCCGCAACGGGTCTTGGCCAGTGGGCGACGGTGCGCAAACTGTGGGCTGCTTGCGATATCACGCTGCCCGAAGGTGACGGCCCGATCGATGCCAATTTCGGCGTCGCTGTTGTGCGCCTGAATCCGTGGAATGGTGGCGAAACGGTGTTCATGCGCCGCATTGATCCGGTACGGGCGAGCATCCTCAACGTGCCACTACCGGAAAGCGGCCACCGCTTTGGCGACATCGTGCTGCACGACGGTGCACCCACTGGCTCACGCTTCGATGGCGAGCGCGAGGTGCATGTGTTCAACGAGCTGGAGCGACTGGAGCCGTCCGGGTTCCAGACCTTCGTGGTGTTCGTGCGCGCGGACAGCGCCGAAGATATCGACGCGCTGCTACGCGCAAGTGCACCGGGCATCGGCTACGCCGAAGACTGGACCCGCAGCATCCGCCACTACTGCCTGCGTTGCAGCTACGGTGCGCCGCACAGCCATGCCCAGGAAGCGAAAGAAGAAGGCGAAGCGCAATGGCAGCACGAACGCAATCTCGGGATTGCCGCGCAGAGCCGGCTGTCGGTCGAGAAACTGTTGAAAGACTGGGCCGCAGGCAATGCCGGTCGTCATCTGGACGCCATCGAAACCCGCGAGTGTCCGCAGCCGGTGCGCGAAGACGGTCATGCCTGGTGGTTGTCGCCCGAGGATGAAGATCAGGACGAAGACGCGCAAGGCGACGAAGAAGAATAA
- a CDS encoding MBL fold metallo-hydrolase, which produces MKYAALVAAMALALAGCGKPTTPDGAATVAPPAATPATDDLPEATQQPLKVDVFNPGADAIFAVSSELLTGASDAVLVDAQFSTADAAKLVELVKASGKKLTTIYISHGDPDYYFGLETLHAAFPDAKILATPQTIAHIQASKDDKLKVWGPQLGANAPKQLLVPAPLQGDSLQLEGQELKVIGLDGASPQRTALWVPSIRTVMGGVLVDAGSHVFMADTQTPQSHQAWLAALQQIKDLAPARVIPGHFVQGAPQDLAAVDFTASYIRAFDEEAAKAKDSAALIAAMKQRYPDLEGEASLELSAKVAKGEMAWK; this is translated from the coding sequence ATGAAGTACGCGGCATTGGTGGCGGCAATGGCGCTGGCACTGGCAGGGTGCGGGAAGCCGACAACGCCCGATGGTGCAGCTACAGTGGCGCCTCCAGCAGCGACGCCGGCAACGGACGACCTGCCGGAAGCCACCCAGCAGCCGCTCAAGGTGGACGTGTTCAACCCCGGTGCGGATGCCATCTTCGCGGTGTCCTCGGAACTGCTGACCGGTGCCAGCGATGCGGTACTTGTCGATGCGCAGTTCTCAACTGCCGATGCGGCCAAGCTGGTCGAGCTGGTCAAGGCCTCCGGCAAGAAGCTGACCACGATCTACATCAGCCACGGTGATCCGGACTACTACTTCGGTCTGGAGACCCTGCACGCCGCCTTCCCTGACGCGAAGATCCTGGCCACGCCGCAGACCATCGCGCATATCCAGGCCAGCAAGGACGACAAGCTGAAGGTATGGGGGCCGCAATTGGGGGCCAACGCACCCAAACAGCTGCTGGTGCCTGCGCCGCTTCAGGGCGACAGCCTGCAACTGGAAGGACAGGAGCTGAAGGTGATCGGGTTGGACGGGGCCAGCCCGCAGCGCACTGCTTTGTGGGTGCCCTCGATCAGGACGGTGATGGGCGGGGTACTGGTGGACGCCGGCTCGCATGTGTTCATGGCCGATACGCAGACGCCGCAGTCACACCAGGCTTGGCTGGCCGCGTTGCAGCAGATCAAGGATCTGGCACCGGCGCGGGTGATTCCCGGCCACTTCGTGCAGGGCGCACCGCAGGACCTGGCGGCGGTTGATTTCACCGCCAGTTACATCCGTGCCTTCGATGAAGAAGCGGCCAAGGCCAAGGATTCGGCGGCACTGATTGCGGCGATGAAGCAGCGCTATCCTGATCTGGAAGGCGAGGCCTCACTGGAACTCAGCGCCAAGGTCGCCAAGGGCGAGATGGCCTGGAAGTAA